A window of Strigops habroptila isolate Jane chromosome 5, bStrHab1.2.pri, whole genome shotgun sequence genomic DNA:
AAGTCTAAGATGAGTAAACATTGACCTTTTTATTCAGTACCAGTTGTAGCGGTCTCTTGACGGTAAATCGTAATGttccccctcttcctcttcaGGTCCATAATCTAATGGCAGACCATAATTATAATCAACTGTTACAACTGGTAATCTTTTGCTTTGTCCAATCTCTCTGATAGTTTCACCttgaaaaggttttctttcataGTCTATTGAACTATCTTCTTGGTGTACAGATGAAGATGGATGCATTGTTCGTGAAGAATATGGTGcaaatctgttttttcctctattAAATTCATCTGAGGGATGCATTCTCCTATTGTCTTCAGGACAGTTTGGTCGAttactgtaagaaaaacaaatatacacAATGAAAACCTTAGAAGCAAACCAGTTGATTTATTGTTGGTGGCcaccattaaaaattaaactagtGTAACCTTGAAAGATCAAttcaaaagtttttttttttcttaccccCTAAAATTAAAATCCTCTCTAATGGATATTGCAAATTTGTTTATATTAATGTTTCAATTCTAGTGAttaaaattacagctttctAGTAAGTAACTCTACTAGaagatgttttttttccaagtgctgTTTCTAATTAAAATTCCCTCTTTACTGAGAATTTATTTACCTAGGGGCTATTTTTGTTCCTAAgatcatgttttcattttgtgaatgATATGCAACAGTAGCTCTCTAGTACAGAGTCTCAACAGGCAATAATATTCTTTGGATTTATAGctccaaatattttaagtattaaTTCTTCTGCAATTGGAGAATCACTCTCCTACAAAATACATATGGAAGAATCTACAAGTACACATACGATGTATATACTTTTTGGTTTGAATTCTCTTCATTCTCAAGTAtcttattttgtaaaataagtGGTGTATAAAGCTAATTCAGAACAatctttgtcattttaaaatcttctccCTCACTGAGCCATAGATTAAGACTGGAAAGGATCTCTGGAAGTACCTAGGGCCACCTGCTCAAAGTAGGTCTCATTAAAAGAATTTGTGCAGGGGCCATATCCAGCAGAGTTCTGAGTATCTCAAAGGATGGTGAtttcacagctgctctgggcaacctgtttcagtgtctgaCCTTCCTCACAGCAACACTCATCAGCTTGTTGTATATGGCAGTGAAGATTTAAATATAAcatctgtattttgattttttgcttATTGACGAcagcttttaatgtttttgtacTACATTAGCTTCAACTATGCTTGTCATGCCAATGACTTACATCAGGGGTTCTCAAACCATTTCATAATCACACTCAGTATAGACAGACCACAAATCAGCCACGTTATTTGCTCAGTGTTCACATTCAATGgtttaaactgcattttagcAAAAGTATTAAGATCCATTTTTACACTGTGCagttaatttgtattttacatttatgaAAATGGGGAGTGGAAGTATAAAGATAAGTCAGAAAACAACGTACGAAATCTGATATTTACCTATAACTTCTGTTAAAGTCATCATTATCAGACCCGTAATCTCTGTGAAGTGAAGGAGATGAGGAGAAATGAGGTTCTGGTACATTttcatgggaagaaaaagactgaCTTCTGCAAATAACCAAAAGAATTGCATGTTAAGAAGAGTACCAACAACTGTAAGCTTTGAAAATATGTGTTTATTGAAtgagataaaatattttcacttttaattaaaagctacttaaaattttaataaaaactatGACAATTGTATGAATTTAACACCTCAAAGTGGTAAGCTTCATCATAATGAAACCCTCTGTTTCAGCTCTataatggaagaaattaaattgacatttactagcaaaaaaaaaaaatctgaaatactttccaaaatattaaaaatattttgaaatattatgTCAGCGTCCAATAGGTTTACTAATAAGTGATATATGTATTTGGGAAAATATAATGCAAGATCAGAAGCAAAGGGATTTCTAACAAATTATTAACTCATGGaataaacaaatgcaaatcAAACTTCCTTGTTGCATTACTGTTTATTGCTGTTTGGCCAAGGGCATAAGTAAAATTTCATATCCTCTTCTGTCTTGAGGATTGCTTTCTAAATATAAGTTTCTATAAAAAACCAAGTAGGACAGAGAGTTTTGTTTCAAGCTGACTCTTAAAAGGTAAAGGAAACATATAAGCTTTAAAGAAGCACAACCTTCTAATTTAGGAAACATTGGCTTTCAAAGATTCAACACTCCtttcataaatcaaaataaaaagagttaATTAACTGATCATTtatatatgattttaaaaggatgagtaattgtctatttttttaaatgaattaatttgACATTTAATTTAGAAGTGCTGAGGTTTATGCTTCTAGTCTCTAATTGTGGTCTTACAGCTCAATGATGCTTTACCTGTCGGAACACCATTCATGTGGCAAGTCATCGTGACCTGGACGATCATGAAAAGGTCTTGGCCTTTGTCCATGCCCTTTATCACCATAATCAAAATCTTTTAACTGAGTCTGTTCCTGTATGTCATCATAAGGCTGATGGTCATGAAAAGGTCTTTGCCATTGTCCAGGACCTTTATTATCATAATCTTTCAGTTGCATCTCTGTTTTTAAGTCATTGCGAGGCTGGTGATCATTGAAATGTCTCAACCTCTGCCCACGACCCCTGTTAACAAATTCAAAATCTCCCAAATGCATCTGTGGCTGTAAGTCATCATGTGACTGATAGTCATGGAAAGATCTTGGTCTTTGGCCAGGACCTTTGTTGACACAATCTAACTCTTTCATCTGCATCTGAGTCTGAAATTCATCACGAGATTGGTGGTCATGGAATGGTCTTCGTCTCTGGCCATGGCCCCTGCTACCAAAATCAAAATCCTTTGACTGCCTGTCTTCCTGCAACTCATTATGAGACGGATGGTCAGGAAAAGATCTCTGCCTTTGTCCACGCCCTCTGTTAAATTCAGTGTCCCTTGATTGTCTCTCTGCCTGTAAATCATCATGAAACTGGTGTCCATGAAAGGGTCTCAACCTTTGTCCAGGTCCCTTGTTACTGAAGTCTGGGTCCTTCAGCTGAATGTCTTCTTCATAATCATCATAAAACTGGTAATCAGGAAAGGGTCTTTGCCTCTGTCCTGGTCCCCTATTGTAGTCCCAATTTCTCATCTGCATTGGTGCTCTTAAGTCATCCTGAGTCTGATGGTCATGAAATGGTCTTCGTCTTTGTCCAGGTCCCTTATTAATGAAATCAAAATCTCTCAACTGTATCTGTCCTTGCAAATCATCATGAGAGTGGTCATCATAAATTCTTAATCTTTTCCCAGACCTGTAAAGAAGTTTTTGTCTTAAATAGAATATTGTAGCTACAAGTTattaatgaaaactttttttaaccAAGAACTGATATAAAAGACATTGCAAACATATCCAAGCTACTAAGAATCCAAGTAAGTAAGATTATAAAACTTCAAATGTCACAGTAGAAGCTGTGACAAACATTCAACTGTAATTCTATAGTGCTTGTTAAACAGGCAAAACCAGTGAttctaaatgaataaaatataattgcagattactgtaaaataaaaaaggacaggCAAAGTAAAACTCTAATTTTTTCCAAGTGAACTAATTACTTACAGACTTCTAATAGCACACATTCCgttttttcctcctcaactTTTCACTGTTTCACCAAATTCTATAAATTTATTTAGCATCAGTAGgttatatttataaaatctttTAGAATAtctctttttaataagaaacaaTTATCTTCTCCCCTATGCGActgttttggctttttattcAATGTTTCATCCTATTACCCCTGAAAATCTTCATTTGGGAACCGCTCTACAGGTCCTTCCATTGCATGTGGTGGGGGAATAATATCTTCATCTGAATCCCATACATCCATTCCAAGGTTACTAAGAAGAATAAATACATCTCACAtaagcttcctttttaaaaccatactattgagagagaaaaaaacccaaccccccaCATAAAAAATTCTTCAGCtcaaaatgacagaaatttttgcatgttaaattaaatttacaCATTTATAACTTAGCAAATTTTAATCTTGTAAATATATTTGGGGAAGAGCTGCggggaaagcaaagagaatacTTAAACTTCATAAGCTTGGAAAAACATCCTAAAGGATTTGAGACAAGCACCatacctattaaaaaaatctgacaagGGACTAACTTAATCATGCACAGACTATGAAACAATGGTAGCAGTAAAACAAAGGGCATTCACTTAAACTAAAAATATGCAAATCAGTTTTTAAGCTTAAAATCAATTTACTGCTACAAGATATCATTGGCACAAATAACTTCGGAACATGTAAAGGTTAGATATTCTTAGGTGAATATGATAAGCATAAAATTCTTACATACCAGGGACACACTACTATGAACAGAGGAGCTTCAGAACAATTTTTCACTTTCCCATcattttttattcctaaaactgttttgttttgtttttttaccaTGCCAACAACAGCAGGCAGATCATGTAACTTCTAAAGGTATCTTTGCAGCAGCTCCTTTCAGCTTATAATGAGAATACAGACTCGATACACTTGTCAGAGTATGACAGAAGTAAACCAATGTTCAGTAGTAGTTGTCggattagaaaaatattttgaaccaTATAAATTCAAAAGGTGAATGAAGTACATGCACTTCATGTTATTCCTATCAGAAGTCTTATGATATATGTGTAGTTGCATATTAAAGGTTTAAGGTTAATTTTGGCTTGTGACTGGAagtgaacttttaaaaatatgagcAGACATACTGGAAATGTTAAGCATACAACTAAAAGCTTTTGTTATGTTTACCTTCTCATTGGTTGTGTTCTGAGATCTGTGAGATATACAAGACCATCCATGCGATGACCCCTAGCATCACCAAAAGCTAAGGAAAAAGAGATACAAGACTAATGAAACGTGCTCAAACCGagccacaaaaccagaaaaggcaGGTTTCTGTTCACCATGAGATACTGAATTTCAAACAATTCAAACTTGATATTAATACTTCAGCAAACTGgcatcacagcagcattttttttttaacaactgaGACTAGTAGTGGTAGCAACCTATGAGTCAAACCctccaaagcaaaagaaaaaaatttattagGTAGCTGAAACATATTCCCACTATGCTGCCAATTTGCTAATGCTCGAGTCTTGCCTCAAATAGAATCAACAATCAGAATCTTCAGCACATGAAATAACTCTAAAGTTACTAACATAGAACTGTAGTATTTACGAGTACAATTATAGAAACTGTGAATTACACATGTATCTTAATTCAAACTGTATAAATACCTTGGATCGCTGCCTCTGGATCCCAGCCTTCAACATCTATAAGatacctgaagaaaaatatgattatATTATGGTCCCAAAGGGATTATAGATTAATATAAGGACACTATCTTTTGTGAACAATGATTTCTGTCTTTATACAACACTTACCTACATATAAGGTAGCCAGTTCTATTAATTCCATTAGTACAGTGAACGCCGATGAGTTTCTctatcaaaaaggaaaacacagtctTTAATAGTTCAGAAAGTGAAATTACTAAAAAATTagtgcaacaaaaaaaaaaaaaaaaaaaaaagtggtacTTTTCTAGGAAAGTAATGATAAATAATGTTTGCTATTTACAAATTATACTGCTATGCCTGTAAAACAACAGACACATCTAGACTTTGTCCTCTTCATGCTGGATCTCTAGCAGCAGTTAACTGACTACTTCCAAACCTGTGAAGACTGAGATTAACTCTGAGAAAcgtaggaaaaaaggaagaggaatgaTGACAGGTAAAGCGGCTGGCCTCAGCCAGAACTGCagtaacaggagaaaaataataacataTGGCTTTTGAAAGCAAATCTAAACAGACAAATGTAAAACTGAGGAACTTAACTTACAGATTCTTGTAAAACctacaaaaaggagaaaatacacaTAATGCCCCTAGTGGCTAGGAGTATGAAAtacatggagaagagaagcacCAGTAACCTCTAAAGAAATCTTGTCTTTTTTGGAAAGGTTTTGCTAATCAGCTAAAGGCTAAAAAACAGAATAACCTACTATTGCAAGGATGTTTCAAAGGAGGTATTTCCAACAAACATAGGGCAACGCTAATATGGTCATGCAAGGCACTGATAAAACCTCACCCATACCATCTCATACAATTCTACTTACccatatttaatgaaaaattcaaataaaatttaaatatatataggAAGGGCTACTATGATGGTCACAAAAAATGTTTATGAGAAGGGATGTAGGAAGCTTGTCAGTCTGTAAAACCAAATCTGAGATACTGAATATAATAACTGGGATGAAGAACAACAATATTTAAGGTCAAAACTGGCATAAGAATAAATGTATATTAACTGAGAGTTTTAGGCtagattttagaagaaaatctttaattgtctgaagaaaaaagttgtaGCAGGGACAAACTACTGACAGACAGTCTGCAAAATGTGACTTTAACAAATTCTTAAATGATATAAAATACAACTGCTTGCCAGAGACAGGACAGTTGTATTGCCATATATGTCCTGACAATTCAGacactaaaaaaccccaacttctcaaaaattatttgtaagAAGAATCTTGAGGAATTTTAGTAGTAATCTAAAACGAGGACAAGTTATGATGAGtaaattaacataaaaatgaaagttcttCCAACTCTGAAGTTACATAAACCCTTGCCAAAATGGTTTTGCTAGCTGGAACTGCAGGTCTTCATCCAGAATCAAATTATTTCTGAGAATCAGAAATAACTAGATTCAAGTACAGACTTGTTTGTTACAGGAAAAATCACTagatcaaaaccagaagaaaacccaTAATCTCCACATAATTTCCCTAAACcaaaaaagagcaaaggaagaaCTTACATGCTAACTTCCTGGGCAAGGACAAAGGCTTCTTCTCAtaccttttcattttcccagcACTTCTAATTCAGGATCTCATACCCAAGATTTAGGTCAGATCTCCTTCCCAAAACAGGGGATTATCCACAGCAAACACACAGGTATGCTCTGCAGCAAAAACTCTGTGCACTAGGGCAGTTAATATCCCTACCTTCTCACAGAAAATGCCAAAGTAACCAGAGCAAATAGAATGAAAAAGCTTGAAAGAATGGTCCTCCAATATTCGATGGACAAACAGTTAAAATCTGCCTACAAAGAAACACTACCAAAAAAAGTGAGAAGGTAAAACCTACAACAGGCTGTGGCAAAATGAATGCAAATTTGTTTTGACGGAAAGTGCCTTATACAGCAAGAACCGTACTATTGCATGAATACTAAGAGCAGAGCCACACTGTGGAAACATTGATACTGAcagtaaaatgatttttaagaaCTTCTAGGATATGAAGGCAATAATGACTCATGAATCAAAATACTGCTACAGCAGACTGAACGGACTTAAATTGCTTACACATATCAATGTCTAGTGTCACGAAAGAAACCCTGTGCTATTTAGAACATCCATAAGGGGCTGGCAGCTACAACACTAAGCTGATGGTAGACAGTTTGGGTCAGACAGATGAAAGCCTTGCTGCAGTTACTTGGACATATACTCAAATATAATACTATTAGGAAGGGCATTTAAGTTActagtaattttttaaagacatgttTTGAATGCAAAAAAGACATGCAGTGGTTCACATAATGTATCTTATTATGATAATAAAGTGGAAAGTGCTATGGAAAGTCTGATATCCCTGGTGTTGTAAATTATCTattgaaattaataaatgaTACAGTtagcactgaaataaaatttatggGGTTTTACAGCATAAGATGCTGATATTTACCATTTCCTGCATTTTCCCATAGGAATTTTCTGACCCATTTTTTGAACTGTAGGATAGTAGCATTATCGGGGACTTCAAGTCCAACAGTATAAAGTTTCTTATACTGCACACTTTTAGGTAAATCCtagcaacaagaaaaaaaaaaaaaaggtaaaaaaattattgaagTCTTGCATCAATGAAAAACCTTAAGTGGTATCTAACATAATGCCACTATAAAACAGTAGTTCAAATCCTGAgtagaaactgaaaacaattttgaCACAATTCTATAGAGATATATTCTCATAAACTACTATTTACATTTCCACTTTAAACACCTGATCCTAAACAACTGTTTTTACAGAAGACTTATTTATCCCTGCTAATAAGGCAGAACATTAACTAAAAAAGAGCAGATTCTTGTAATTTCATTCTAACCCATTTTACAGTTACGAACAATATTTGTCCTTCCCACCCACAATCATATATATACTCTCATATTCACCCCCTTAATGCTTACAGCCCATGTACATTTAAAGATTAGCAGTCAGTTAAAACACTGctatttattctccttttcaATAGAAGGCTGATAAATCACAATTGTTTGGATCATACTGGTAAAAAATTTGAAATTGATTAAATAGTTTGAAAATGTACACTTTCTTACTGGATTCCACAGAAGATCAGTTAGAAAGAACTCAAGGAATAAATACGAACATCTTCAGGACACAGACTGTAAGTCTTTTCCACCTTTTCTGTGATGCTCGACACTGAAGTCTTTATCTGTTACTCTAAGTTACCACAATACAGATAAGCCACAAATGCAACTAGCTGGGAGAAAGAGTTATTTCCTGTGGTAAAACGTTTAGTTTCTATTGGAGACACAAAATAAGTCTAGATGGCGTACTTGTCTATTCCAATTCAATGTAAGCAAATGtgtaaatacttcaaaataaaggTTGCAGtaactattttattttgttattgtttataTTACCTTAACTTCATAGTATCTTGTGGTATATGTTAAATCAATAACTAATCCAAGCTCCACATTTAGGGCTTTCATTGCAGCTATTAAGTCTTTTGGTGTAAATTTCTGGGTTGGGGTAAGCCTCTGGTTAATTGCCTacaaggaaaatagaaaatatttattttctttttaagttctAATAACAAGGTATTTGTAATATTCAGCTGTTTTAATTAGGACTAGGAAACATCAGTATTCAAGAGGGAAAGTTTACAGTATCAGAACTACATCCATGTATTATACAGATAAAAGGAaccaaataaacagaaagcaagaatttGTTGTGTATTCTTATTCagataaaaatgcaagaaaatgtgTGAGCATTTCCTCCTGTACAATGTTAAcaaatattattataataagCACAAATTTGATAGACACAAAGATcttgcaaaaagcagcatgtatatactgatttttaagtaactaaacatcagcaaaaagcaaaataccacGATCAGCTTTCCCCAAACATACTTCATCCTACAAAGTAACACAAAATTAAGTGTATTTCATATAAATCATGAGAAGTTGTGATAAAAGTGTTAATTTCTTCTAAAGGTTTTAACTTTCTCCCCACAAATGTGCAGACGTTTTTATCCCTGCTTCATTTCTTGGCAGAGTGTACTTGCATGTCATTTAGCACTGGGAAATATTAAGTAAGACTGAGATGTGGTTACTCAGAAAGCTGCATGTTGGTGGGTaatgaataattaatttcatttgacagaaacagtgggaaaaaatgtttactCACCCTGCTCTAGCTGTGTTTTTTTGAAATGTGTTCTTTACTGTAGATATGAAAATGCCTCATATATGCAAGACTGGATTTTCTTTGAATAGTGCACTTGTCCATTGTGACAACCTTTTGACACAGGCTCAGCCACAACCAATGAAGACAGTGGCAAAAGATGCAGCAGTCTCAACCACCTCTCAATTCCTTTGCCAACAAGAAATTCAAGCAGACAGGACTCAGACTAAGGGAAAGGAAGGCAGCCACAAACCACATACCTCTTAGAACCACAGATGGTATAGAGTAACTAACCATTCCTTCTTTTGACTCTATGGGTTATAATCTAAGATGCTAGCATGCACTTATCTCACATTtagaaacagagacaggaaacCAAATTAAAGAATAAACAGCAGGACAGTCCTATCAAAGCTGGTATGTGATTAGGAAGCTCAAGCTAAAAAGAGTAGGGTGGAAAGCATATAAAATTATTCAGTCGTATGTATTTCAGATACTGATacactgctgaagaaacagTGGAGGTTAAGattcaaacaaaatgaacaaagtCCATTCTCTCACAACTATTCAGCAGTAAGTTTTAGTAAAATCTGAAACTGAACTTATTAACAGAGAATCTGCAAAAAGTCTATGGTAAAATGTtgaagaatttttcattttactacATGAAGTCACACAAACTGAGGTGgaatttacaaaaataaaacatctctaAACATATTTCTTGGTTGAGTAAACAGTTAAATGTGTTATGAAAGactgtgttttgaaagattATTTGGAATTTTCTGAGAAACTCCTGCTGAGTATTCAGTAGTTTAGGTGTTTAATTGGGCTTTGAGAATGTGAGAAATCTGCATCAATTCTAAAATCCTTCTAATGGCGTGGGAAGGAACTTGCCCAGACCTTATACTCCAGCGTTACTGTTAGCATTACAATGATGAtctgaaaggaaagacaaaaaaccctTGCAAGTAAACCTGTGACCTTAAAGCCTTTATTAGCAGTACATCTACTGCTAAAACAATAACCCTTGAGtcttgaaatactgaaaatatgttttgtcCCTTTGGGTGAAATCACCAATCATCAATTTCCTAATAGATAGCAAAGAAGGAAGCTGCTGCATAGTGAAGAGGTCTGTTCCACCAATTTAATAACATGACTTCTGATAGACTGTGGCAAATCAGGTCTTCAGCATTTCTGGACAGATTTACTGACCTCCATCATCTTTGCAAAGACATCATAATAAGCATTTTATATGTATTCTGCCAGAAACTCCAGGAGCTTCAAGCACACAGTCTCTGGCAGACTTGTAATTTCTGTATCTTGCACAGTTGACACTGAACAAACCAAAGGGACAGAAATGTtatatgttttgctttcttgcGCACCAGACTTTGTATCTGGCCAAGCTGAAAGACAGATTCCACAGAAGGATCTATGCCCCAGTAGGACTGGAAGTAAGCAACACACTGACATAGAGTGCCTACTTCTGATATTGTTATAAATGTTCTCTGAGAATGCCTGCCCTTTTTATGATCACTGGTGGAGCTCCTTCCAGACTaccacaggagctgcagggaaaagagTAAAGTTAGCAATGAAGTatctttctctgaaatttaGAGTGACAGTGACAGTGAACTGGAAATACATACACTGAACAAATCCTGCCTGGAATACTGCTTCTATGTGAAACCCTGGTGCTGGATCAAGTGGAATTACAGGAGCTTATGatacaaaaaaatcctctctcAAATACCCCAGTAGCAAAAAGCTAGTTATAAATCTATTGAATTTCATATTCACTTCTAGATCCGTTCACTGATGGTCTTGGTAAAAACACACGATTGCACAATCCATCTGTGGAGAACATGACCAATGTCATGTGTGAGATCCTTGGTGTCAGAGGAACAAAACCATCATAATAAAGCTGTAAAAGcatctgcaggaagcagaacTGAATGATGATTGAAAACATAATGGGCAGTAATATATCCAAAAAACCAAATTTTGTGTCTATGAATACTAGAGTGCAATCT
This region includes:
- the LOC115607945 gene encoding uncharacterized protein LOC115607945 isoform X2; the protein is MVKKNTIPDGWRSLTPVGQPIPGTRFIAFKVPLKGAINQRLTPTQKFTPKDLIAAMKALNVELGLVIDLTYTTRYYEVKDLPKSVQYKKLYTVGLEVPDNATILQFKKWVRKFLWENAGNEKLIGVHCTNGINRTGYLICRYLIDVEGWDPEAAIQAFGDARGHRMDGLVYLTDLRTQPMRSNLGMDVWDSDEDIIPPPHAMEGPVERFPNEDFQGSGKRLRIYDDHSHDDLQGQIQLRDFDFINKGPGQRRRPFHDHQTQDDLRAPMQMRNWDYNRGPGQRQRPFPDYQFYDDYEEDIQLKDPDFSNKGPGQRLRPFHGHQFHDDLQAERQSRDTEFNRGRGQRQRSFPDHPSHNELQEDRQSKDFDFGSRGHGQRRRPFHDHQSRDEFQTQMQMKELDCVNKGPGQRPRSFHDYQSHDDLQPQMHLGDFEFVNRGRGQRLRHFNDHQPRNDLKTEMQLKDYDNKGPGQWQRPFHDHQPYDDIQEQTQLKDFDYGDKGHGQRPRPFHDRPGHDDLPHEWCSDRDYGSDNDDFNRSYSNRPNCPEDNRRMHPSDEFNRGKNRFAPYSSRTMHPSSSVHQEDSSIDYERKPFQGETIREIGQSKRLPVVTVDYNYGLPLDYGPEEEEGEHYDLPSRDRYNWY
- the LOC115607945 gene encoding uncharacterized protein LOC115607945 isoform X1: MVKKNTIPDGWRSLTPVGQPIPGTRFIAFKVPLKGAINQRLTPTQKFTPKDLIAAMKALNVELGLVIDLTYTTRYYEVKDLPKSVQYKKLYTVGLEVPDNATILQFKKWVRKFLWENAGNEKLIGVHCTNGINRTGYLICRYLIDVEGWDPEAAIQAFGDARGHRMDGLVYLTDLRTQPMRSNLGMDVWDSDEDIIPPPHAMEGPVERFPNEDFQGSGKRLRIYDDHSHDDLQGQIQLRDFDFINKGPGQRRRPFHDHQTQDDLRAPMQMRNWDYNRGPGQRQRPFPDYQFYDDYEEDIQLKDPDFSNKGPGQRLRPFHGHQFHDDLQAERQSRDTEFNRGRGQRQRSFPDHPSHNELQEDRQSKDFDFGSRGHGQRRRPFHDHQSRDEFQTQMQMKELDCVNKGPGQRPRSFHDYQSHDDLQPQMHLGDFEFVNRGRGQRLRHFNDHQPRNDLKTEMQLKDYDNKGPGQWQRPFHDHQPYDDIQEQTQLKDFDYGDKGHGQRPRPFHDRPGHDDLPHEWCSDRSQSFSSHENVPEPHFSSSPSLHRDYGSDNDDFNRSYSNRPNCPEDNRRMHPSDEFNRGKNRFAPYSSRTMHPSSSVHQEDSSIDYERKPFQGETIREIGQSKRLPVVTVDYNYGLPLDYGPEEEEGEHYDLPSRDRYNWY
- the LOC115607945 gene encoding uncharacterized protein LOC115607945 isoform X4; protein product: MKALNVELGLVIDLTYTTRYYEVKDLPKSVQYKKLYTVGLEVPDNATILQFKKWVRKFLWENAGNEKLIGVHCTNGINRTGYLICRYLIDVEGWDPEAAIQAFGDARGHRMDGLVYLTDLRTQPMRSNLGMDVWDSDEDIIPPPHAMEGPVERFPNEDFQGSGKRLRIYDDHSHDDLQGQIQLRDFDFINKGPGQRRRPFHDHQTQDDLRAPMQMRNWDYNRGPGQRQRPFPDYQFYDDYEEDIQLKDPDFSNKGPGQRLRPFHGHQFHDDLQAERQSRDTEFNRGRGQRQRSFPDHPSHNELQEDRQSKDFDFGSRGHGQRRRPFHDHQSRDEFQTQMQMKELDCVNKGPGQRPRSFHDYQSHDDLQPQMHLGDFEFVNRGRGQRLRHFNDHQPRNDLKTEMQLKDYDNKGPGQWQRPFHDHQPYDDIQEQTQLKDFDYGDKGHGQRPRPFHDRPGHDDLPHEWCSDRSQSFSSHENVPEPHFSSSPSLHRDYGSDNDDFNRSYSNRPNCPEDNRRMHPSDEFNRGKNRFAPYSSRTMHPSSSVHQEDSSIDYERKPFQGETIREIGQSKRLPVVTVDYNYGLPLDYGPEEEEGEHYDLPSRDRYNWY
- the LOC115607945 gene encoding uncharacterized protein LOC115607945 isoform X3, which produces MVKKNTIPDGWRSLTPVGQPIPGTRFIAFKVPLKGAINQRLTPTQKFTPKDLIAAMKALNVELGLVIDLTYTTRYYEVKDLPKSVQYKKLYTVGLEVPDNATILQFKKWVRKFLWENAGNEKLIGVHCTNGINRTGYLICRYLIDVEGWDPEAAIQAFGDARGHRMDGLVYLTDLRTQPMRRSGKRLRIYDDHSHDDLQGQIQLRDFDFINKGPGQRRRPFHDHQTQDDLRAPMQMRNWDYNRGPGQRQRPFPDYQFYDDYEEDIQLKDPDFSNKGPGQRLRPFHGHQFHDDLQAERQSRDTEFNRGRGQRQRSFPDHPSHNELQEDRQSKDFDFGSRGHGQRRRPFHDHQSRDEFQTQMQMKELDCVNKGPGQRPRSFHDYQSHDDLQPQMHLGDFEFVNRGRGQRLRHFNDHQPRNDLKTEMQLKDYDNKGPGQWQRPFHDHQPYDDIQEQTQLKDFDYGDKGHGQRPRPFHDRPGHDDLPHEWCSDRSQSFSSHENVPEPHFSSSPSLHRDYGSDNDDFNRSYSNRPNCPEDNRRMHPSDEFNRGKNRFAPYSSRTMHPSSSVHQEDSSIDYERKPFQGETIREIGQSKRLPVVTVDYNYGLPLDYGPEEEEGEHYDLPSRDRYNWY